In a genomic window of Desulfobacterales bacterium:
- a CDS encoding 2-phosphosulfolactate phosphatase, with protein MQVIHNRFLAGAEAARGLTVIIDVFRAFTCTPLLYSLGIEKSILVASPQEAFALKRDRNDVLLVGEIGGVPIEGFDLGNSPSQIRQKEPSFFKGCTVVQRTSAGVQGALAALEVADEVLVAGYTVARATADYIIAQKPKLVSLVAMGWELKERAPEDEGCARYIAHLLGAGDYDHNKALGEIVSNETAQRFLRADSPYFPAEDPILCLQRDMYNFALRVERDQAHVVVKKALI; from the coding sequence ATGCAGGTCATTCATAACCGTTTCCTGGCCGGCGCTGAAGCCGCAAGAGGGCTGACGGTCATCATCGATGTTTTTCGTGCGTTTACCTGCACCCCACTACTGTATTCGCTGGGCATTGAAAAATCGATCCTGGTGGCCTCGCCACAGGAAGCATTTGCGCTCAAAAGAGACCGCAATGATGTCCTGCTGGTTGGCGAAATCGGCGGTGTCCCTATTGAAGGCTTTGACCTGGGAAATTCGCCCAGTCAAATTCGTCAAAAGGAGCCTTCTTTTTTTAAAGGCTGCACAGTTGTCCAACGAACCTCCGCCGGTGTGCAGGGTGCGCTGGCGGCCCTGGAAGTTGCCGACGAGGTTCTGGTGGCCGGTTATACGGTGGCCCGGGCCACCGCCGACTATATTATTGCCCAAAAACCAAAATTGGTCAGCCTAGTGGCCATGGGGTGGGAGCTCAAAGAGCGGGCCCCGGAGGATGAGGGCTGTGCGCGTTATATTGCGCATCTGCTGGGTGCCGGGGACTACGATCACAACAAAGCCCTGGGAGAAATCGTCTCCAATGAAACCGCCCAGCGGTTTTTACGAGCCGACAGCCCCTATTTTCCGGCCGAGGACCCCATTTTGTGTCTGCAGCGGGATATGTACAATTTTGCACTACGCGTCGAACGCGACCAGGCGCATGTTGTGGTTAAAAAAGCGTTAATCTAA
- a CDS encoding radical SAM protein codes for MRFNNFWDYRRIIFSKGFASAAWQSRKNVLAYAQDRQLAAGPYMAELDVTYRCNCRCQMCQRWKDPRTDELQADEYEALAAELHKMGSHQISIAGGEPLMRDDVFDIINSFSGRGMSVNICTNGLLIETLHEQICRSKATCVTVSLDGASADSHDTIRGVAGSYRQIESGIRKLLSHPRSSRPIVRVRMTISNQNVNEMREFYEKWEAVVDDVLFQPVHHCSDAYYTGMDESDLHLDPELIAEQIEATPLSKDGYLNRLIDSLKAHGSFPQQQCFAAVLMARIDPWGNVYPCLEQHVSVGSIRQSDFKTIWNSQRIQRERDQLATDRPCSCWYNNTAIIGHYGNLLKKTRIQSLWDLARHNVTCRVPAVSSGKKI; via the coding sequence ATGCGTTTTAACAACTTCTGGGATTATCGCCGAATCATATTCTCCAAAGGCTTTGCATCCGCGGCATGGCAGTCGCGAAAAAATGTGCTGGCCTATGCTCAGGACCGTCAATTGGCGGCCGGTCCTTACATGGCCGAACTGGATGTCACCTATCGCTGCAACTGCCGCTGCCAGATGTGCCAGCGCTGGAAAGATCCCCGCACCGATGAGCTGCAGGCAGATGAATATGAGGCCTTAGCCGCAGAGCTGCACAAGATGGGTTCTCATCAAATCAGTATTGCCGGCGGCGAGCCGTTAATGCGCGACGATGTATTTGACATCATCAACAGTTTTTCCGGCAGGGGAATGTCCGTTAATATATGTACCAACGGTCTGTTGATTGAAACGTTACACGAACAAATTTGCCGCTCAAAAGCCACCTGTGTGACCGTCAGCCTGGACGGCGCTTCTGCCGACAGTCATGACACCATCAGGGGCGTCGCGGGTTCCTACCGCCAGATTGAAAGCGGTATCCGGAAGCTCCTATCACACCCCCGCTCGTCTCGCCCGATCGTGCGCGTGCGTATGACCATCTCCAATCAGAATGTGAACGAAATGCGGGAATTCTACGAAAAATGGGAGGCTGTGGTCGATGATGTGCTGTTTCAGCCGGTGCATCATTGCAGCGACGCCTATTACACCGGCATGGACGAAAGCGACTTGCATCTGGATCCCGAATTGATTGCCGAGCAAATCGAAGCAACACCGCTTTCAAAGGATGGTTATCTGAACCGTCTGATTGACAGCCTGAAGGCCCACGGGTCGTTTCCTCAGCAGCAATGCTTTGCCGCGGTATTGATGGCCCGTATTGATCCCTGGGGCAATGTTTATCCCTGCCTCGAGCAGCATGTCAGTGTCGGCTCCATCCGCCAATCCGATTTTAAAACCATCTGGAATTCGCAACGCATCCAAAGAGAGCGCGATCAGCTGGCCACCGACCGCCCCTGCAGCTGCTGGTACAATAACACGGCCATCATCGGCCATTACGGCAATTTGCTGAAAAAGACCCGCATCCAATCATTATGGGATCTGGCCCGCCATAACGTCACCTGCCGTGTTCCGGCAGTTTCTTCGGGAAAGAAAATTTAA
- a CDS encoding PAS domain S-box protein → MNSYPSPQQLSQEVALLKEELKDCRLKKELLQYNELKYRKLVESANDAILVAQNGRFQYVNPKAEALFGYSQDELTSKPMSDFIHQKDRDMVVQQHERALEGHSHPEMVSFRIVDKKGGTIWVELKANLFSWNDQPATLYVLTDITKRKQAEDRYHRVLESRSEGFMLLDEDRMIIEVNKALLKKSGYERDDFNGRSVDQFYDKTSLIFISASPDHFSFEALFRAKDGRLIPMLFSRSTLNDENNQMSGFMYFLTDLTDLKEAQEELKKAEQRYRNMYQNAVQGMFQSRPSGELIRINPAYARILGYDSVDEVMSLNEGGYKFYFNSEDRDRMIRAVRKKGSVENHELQLKRKDGKPVWILANIRYIKNDRSGAIIEGIIVDNTKKKALEKELRRDRKKFRNLAIHDNLTGLYNTRHLYQKLDKLIDESKLTQKPFSLVFMDMDNFKRVVDTYGHLNGSQALKEVAQTIKSCLSRPCFGVAYGGDEFVVVLPGFGKAQASTLVGQIREKMMYTKYLTKAGYHVNLGASFGIATFPDDTNNREGLLALADQAMFHIKQTGKGLIGTTRS, encoded by the coding sequence ATGAATTCATATCCATCACCCCAGCAACTGTCGCAAGAGGTTGCATTACTTAAAGAAGAGCTCAAGGACTGCCGCCTGAAAAAAGAGCTGCTGCAGTACAACGAATTGAAATATCGCAAATTGGTTGAAAGTGCCAATGATGCCATACTGGTGGCGCAAAATGGGCGCTTTCAATACGTCAATCCCAAAGCTGAAGCGCTTTTTGGATATTCGCAAGACGAGCTGACGTCAAAACCCATGTCCGACTTTATCCATCAAAAGGATCGTGACATGGTTGTGCAGCAGCATGAAAGGGCCCTTGAAGGTCACTCACACCCTGAAATGGTTTCTTTTAGAATTGTGGACAAAAAAGGAGGGACCATATGGGTAGAGTTAAAAGCGAATCTGTTCTCCTGGAATGATCAGCCCGCCACGCTGTACGTTTTGACAGATATCACCAAAAGGAAACAGGCTGAAGACAGGTACCATCGCGTTCTTGAAAGCCGATCTGAAGGATTCATGCTGCTGGATGAGGATCGGATGATCATCGAAGTCAATAAAGCCCTGTTAAAGAAGTCAGGTTATGAGCGGGATGATTTTAACGGTCGATCCGTCGATCAATTTTACGACAAAACCTCCCTTATTTTCATATCCGCGAGTCCCGATCATTTCAGCTTTGAAGCCTTATTTCGCGCTAAAGACGGCCGCCTGATCCCAATGCTTTTTAGCCGCAGCACACTCAATGATGAAAACAACCAGATGTCCGGCTTTATGTATTTTCTGACGGATCTTACTGATTTAAAGGAAGCTCAGGAGGAGCTGAAAAAGGCAGAACAACGATACCGCAACATGTACCAAAATGCTGTGCAGGGTATGTTTCAAAGTCGGCCGTCCGGAGAGCTGATTCGCATCAACCCGGCCTATGCCCGGATTCTGGGATATGATTCTGTTGATGAGGTGATGTCTCTTAATGAAGGTGGCTATAAGTTTTATTTTAATTCTGAGGACCGCGACCGGATGATCCGCGCAGTGCGCAAAAAAGGTTCTGTCGAAAATCATGAACTGCAGCTTAAGCGCAAGGATGGAAAGCCGGTATGGATACTGGCCAATATTCGATATATTAAAAATGACAGGAGCGGTGCCATTATTGAAGGCATTATAGTCGACAACACCAAAAAGAAGGCTCTGGAAAAAGAGCTTCGGCGTGATCGCAAAAAATTCCGTAATCTTGCGATCCACGATAATTTAACCGGGCTTTATAACACGCGCCACCTTTATCAAAAATTGGATAAACTCATTGATGAAAGCAAGCTCACGCAGAAACCATTTTCTTTGGTGTTTATGGATATGGATAACTTCAAGCGTGTGGTGGATACCTATGGCCACCTGAATGGGAGCCAGGCATTAAAGGAAGTCGCTCAGACCATCAAAAGCTGTCTCTCGAGGCCATGCTTCGGCGTTGCTTATGGCGGTGACGAGTTTGTGGTCGTACTGCCCGGGTTTGGTAAGGCTCAGGCCAGCACATTGGTTGGGCAAATACGTGAAAAGATGATGTATACGAAATATTTAACCAAAGCCGGTTACCATGTGAATTTAGGGGCCAGTTTTGGGATCGCCACATTTCCGGATGACACCAATAATCGCGAAGGCCTGCTGGCCTTAGCGGATCAGGCCATGTTTCATATTAAGCAGACCGGCAAGGGGCTCATCGGTACCACGCGTTCGTGA
- a CDS encoding TIM barrel protein, with protein MIKIGPAGSEGLGNLAGVRKVARMQLDCMEVAFTYGVRMSVRDARQVGVLAKDNGIVLSVHAPYYINLASDEKEKIQASKKRILDSCQRAHALGAKNVVFHAGFYQKKSAEKTYVMVKKAIREIQRRIKNNRWKVTLCPEVTGKASQFGSIEELLSLKKETGCGICVDFAHLYARDQGKVDYGKILKKLPKKFHAHFSGIAFGPKGERKHLKTTKKFFEPLALALLKHKVDITLICESPQPYKDAAMMKKVLTALADR; from the coding sequence ATGATAAAAATTGGACCGGCAGGATCGGAAGGGCTGGGCAATCTGGCGGGTGTGCGTAAAGTGGCTCGCATGCAGCTGGATTGCATGGAGGTGGCGTTCACGTACGGCGTGCGGATGTCTGTGCGGGACGCGCGGCAGGTGGGGGTGCTGGCTAAAGACAACGGCATTGTCTTATCGGTGCACGCGCCCTATTACATCAATCTGGCATCCGATGAAAAAGAAAAGATCCAGGCCAGCAAAAAGCGCATTTTGGACTCATGCCAGCGAGCGCATGCCCTAGGTGCTAAAAACGTAGTATTTCACGCCGGATTTTATCAGAAGAAAAGCGCCGAAAAGACCTATGTCATGGTCAAAAAAGCCATCCGGGAAATTCAGCGCCGGATCAAGAATAACCGCTGGAAAGTCACACTATGCCCGGAGGTTACCGGCAAAGCGTCTCAATTCGGCTCCATCGAAGAGCTGTTAAGCCTCAAAAAGGAAACCGGTTGTGGCATATGCGTTGACTTTGCCCATCTGTATGCCCGCGATCAGGGCAAAGTGGATTATGGCAAGATCTTAAAAAAGCTTCCTAAAAAATTTCACGCCCATTTTTCCGGCATCGCCTTTGGCCCCAAGGGCGAGCGCAAACATCTCAAAACCACCAAAAAATTTTTTGAGCCCCTGGCCTTGGCGCTGCTCAAGCACAAGGTTGATATCACCCTGATCTGTGAATCGCCCCAACCATACAAAGATGCGGCCATGATGAAAAAAGTGCTCACCGCGCTGGCCGATCGATGA
- a CDS encoding diaminopimelate decarboxylase has translation MPMSATFENRLLPILDEICDYYGTPFHIYDEAGIRETGQNFIRAFSRLNGFREYYAVKALPNPRILQIMQDLGFGFDCSSVSELVLSRQIGARGEDIMFSSNNTTAAEFEVADADGGCILNLDDISLIGKVPQMPETISFRYNPGPSRSGNSIIGDPMESKYGVADTQIIEAYQAAKARGARRFGLHTMLVSNELDAAYMVQTAAMLLDVAARVSKALDIRIEFVNIGGGLGIPYKPGQKPLDIEAMAAEITGLFSDYKAQNGYEPQFYIESGRYMTGSHGVLVTTAINQKDIYRKYIGVDACMSALMRPAIYGAYHHISVIGKHPKDNFEKVDVVGSLCENNDKFAIQRLLPEIQDGDRLLIHDTGAHGHSMGFNYNGRLRPKEVLLRRDGSVELIRREETIADLFTTLNFAPQVLQPSDSSGDALENLRAAS, from the coding sequence ATGCCCATGTCAGCGACATTTGAAAACCGATTGTTACCCATCTTGGATGAAATCTGCGATTATTATGGAACCCCGTTTCACATTTATGACGAAGCCGGTATTCGGGAAACCGGTCAGAATTTTATTAGGGCCTTCTCCAGGCTGAATGGATTCCGAGAATATTATGCCGTCAAGGCGCTGCCCAACCCGCGGATTCTGCAGATCATGCAGGATCTGGGATTCGGCTTTGATTGTAGCTCCGTTTCGGAGCTGGTACTCAGCCGTCAAATCGGCGCCCGGGGCGAAGATATCATGTTTTCTTCCAACAACACGACCGCAGCAGAATTTGAGGTGGCGGATGCCGATGGCGGCTGCATTTTGAACTTGGACGATATCTCTTTGATTGGCAAAGTGCCGCAGATGCCCGAGACCATCAGCTTTCGCTACAACCCCGGCCCGAGCCGCAGCGGCAACAGCATCATCGGCGATCCAATGGAGTCAAAATACGGTGTTGCCGATACGCAGATTATCGAGGCCTATCAGGCTGCTAAAGCCCGGGGCGCGCGCCGCTTCGGGCTGCATACCATGCTGGTGTCCAATGAATTGGATGCAGCCTATATGGTTCAAACCGCAGCCATGCTGCTGGATGTGGCGGCGCGGGTGTCAAAAGCCCTGGATATCCGCATTGAATTTGTTAACATTGGCGGCGGGTTGGGCATTCCCTACAAACCCGGGCAAAAACCGTTGGATATTGAGGCCATGGCCGCTGAAATCACCGGTCTGTTTAGTGACTATAAAGCGCAAAACGGCTATGAACCGCAATTTTACATTGAAAGCGGGCGCTACATGACCGGGTCGCACGGTGTGTTGGTAACCACCGCTATCAATCAAAAAGACATCTATCGTAAATATATTGGTGTCGATGCCTGTATGTCGGCCTTGATGCGACCTGCGATATACGGGGCTTACCATCATATCAGCGTCATCGGGAAACATCCCAAAGATAATTTTGAGAAGGTGGATGTGGTCGGCTCATTGTGTGAAAACAATGATAAGTTTGCCATCCAGCGATTGCTGCCTGAAATTCAAGATGGTGATCGTTTGTTGATTCACGATACCGGCGCACACGGGCATTCCATGGGGTTTAACTACAACGGCCGTCTGCGGCCTAAAGAAGTGCTGCTGCGCCGCGATGGATCCGTAGAGCTGATCCGACGCGAAGAAACCATAGCTGATCTTTTTACCACCTTGAACTTCGCACCGCAGGTGCTGCAACCGTCCGACTCCTCAGGGGATGCATTAGAAAACCTGAGGGCTGCTTCTTGA
- a CDS encoding LL-diaminopimelate aminotransferase, producing MIKINENYLKLQASYLFSEIRRRTDEFQAQNPDAEIIKLGIGDVTRPLPQACIEAFQQGVAEMGAAATFRGYGPEQGYEFLREKIAGTDYQKRGADISAEEIFVSDGAKCDTGNIQEIFATDIHIAIPDPVYPVYLDTNVMAGRTGAFNDGRYDGIIYLESTRQNSFIPDLPPQDVDLIYLCFPNNPTGATITKAQLQTWVDFARENKALILFDAAYESFIQDSDLPKSIFEIDGAREVAIEFRSFSKTAGFTGTRCAYTVVPTSCTAYTADGQAHSVHDLWFRRQSTKFNAVSYPVQRAAEAIYSDTGRKQAKDLIDYYLKNAALIRKEMEALGYECVGGENSPYIWIYGQTDSWAFFDRLLEKAGVVCTPGAGFGRCGEGFIRLSAFNDSQNVALAMQRIKQALS from the coding sequence ATGATTAAAATCAACGAAAATTATTTGAAGCTGCAGGCATCGTATCTTTTTTCGGAAATCAGGCGGCGGACCGATGAATTTCAAGCACAAAACCCGGATGCAGAGATCATCAAGCTGGGAATCGGCGATGTGACCCGGCCCCTGCCGCAAGCCTGCATCGAAGCCTTTCAGCAAGGTGTCGCTGAAATGGGCGCTGCCGCCACCTTCCGTGGATATGGGCCTGAACAGGGCTATGAATTCTTACGTGAAAAAATTGCCGGCACAGACTATCAGAAGCGGGGCGCCGATATATCCGCCGAGGAAATATTTGTCAGCGATGGCGCCAAATGTGACACCGGCAATATCCAGGAGATTTTTGCCACCGACATTCACATTGCGATTCCCGATCCGGTATATCCGGTTTATCTGGATACCAACGTGATGGCCGGCCGCACCGGAGCGTTTAATGACGGCCGCTATGACGGCATCATTTACCTGGAAAGTACCCGGCAAAACAGTTTCATCCCCGATTTGCCGCCCCAAGATGTCGATCTGATTTATTTGTGTTTTCCCAACAATCCCACCGGGGCGACGATTACAAAAGCGCAACTTCAGACCTGGGTGGATTTTGCTCGCGAAAACAAGGCGCTGATCCTTTTTGATGCGGCTTATGAGTCCTTCATCCAGGATTCGGATCTACCCAAATCGATTTTTGAAATTGACGGCGCCCGCGAAGTGGCCATTGAATTCAGAAGCTTTTCCAAAACCGCCGGTTTCACCGGAACCCGCTGTGCCTATACCGTGGTGCCGACATCCTGCACGGCCTACACGGCAGACGGCCAGGCCCATTCGGTTCATGATTTATGGTTCCGGCGCCAGTCCACTAAATTCAACGCCGTATCCTATCCGGTCCAGCGGGCTGCCGAAGCCATTTACAGTGATACCGGTCGTAAACAGGCCAAGGACTTAATCGATTATTATCTTAAAAATGCGGCTTTGATACGCAAGGAAATGGAGGCCCTGGGCTATGAATGTGTGGGCGGTGAGAATTCGCCTTATATCTGGATTTATGGTCAAACCGATTCCTGGGCCTTTTTTGACCGGCTGCTCGAAAAAGCCGGTGTGGTCTGCACCCCGGGCGCCGGATTCGGCCGCTGCGGCGAAGGCTTCATCCGCCTCAGTGCCTTCAATGATTCCCAAAACGTTGCGCTTGCCATGCAAAGAATCAAGCAGGCACTCAGCTAA
- a CDS encoding Lrp/AsnC family transcriptional regulator has protein sequence MIDDVSLKILKILQKKARIPNVEVARQVGMAPSAVLERIRKLEKQGFIDGYEVRLNPKRFAKSLVAFVNVKLKKLDAEIKVGQTLSKLPAVQEVHYVAGEDAFLVKVRAADTEALSGLIRDKIAAIAGVQSTQTAIVLSTYKETARIPIES, from the coding sequence ATGATTGATGACGTTAGCCTAAAAATACTGAAGATTTTACAGAAAAAAGCCCGGATTCCCAATGTTGAGGTCGCGCGGCAGGTGGGCATGGCGCCATCGGCCGTGCTGGAACGTATCCGCAAGCTGGAAAAACAGGGCTTCATCGATGGCTACGAGGTCAGGCTGAATCCGAAACGGTTTGCCAAAAGCCTAGTGGCTTTTGTGAACGTCAAATTGAAAAAACTGGATGCCGAGATTAAAGTCGGTCAAACGCTCTCCAAATTGCCCGCGGTGCAGGAGGTGCATTACGTGGCCGGTGAAGACGCCTTTCTGGTCAAAGTACGGGCAGCTGACACCGAGGCGCTTAGCGGATTGATTCGCGATAAAATTGCCGCCATCGCGGGGGTCCAATCCACCCAGACAGCCATTGTGTTGTCGACGTATAAGGAGACGGCCCGCATTCCCATCGAAAGCTAG
- the polX gene encoding DNA polymerase/3'-5' exonuclease PolX: MMPVQNSDIAEIFTSIADYLEIEGENPFRIRAYRNAAHSVSSLGTELREMVAAGEDLTQLPGIGKDLAAKIHEILETGTAQALIKLQKRIPSSVIELLKLPNLGPKRVRILYKKLKIKTLAQLSSAARKGRISAMDGFGPKTEKAILEAIDARVQTAKRFKRATVKPTVDSLLDFLKKVTGVNMVAVAGSYRRSRETVGDLDILVTARKNSPVMRRFLEYDAIEKVLAGGTTKASIILRSGLQVDLRLVEPASFGAALQYFTGSKDHNIAIRRLGQQKGLKINEYGVFRFEKQVAGRTEASVYRALELSLIPPELRENRGEIEAAAENRLPQLVERKDLKGDLHIHTAASDGHNSLEEMALAAKRQGLTYIAITEHSGRLKIAGGLGAKRLMQQLDEIERLNDRLKGIQILKGLEVEILKDGTLDLSDTDLARLDLVVGTVHSHFNLSLEKQTERILRAMDRRYFSMLAHPTGRKINQREPYRVDLTRVIHKAAERGCFLELNANPKRLDLTDIYCQMAKDEGVLVSINSDAHSVDALNDLEFGVGQARRGWLEKKDVLNTRTLPQVRKLLKTTMG, from the coding sequence ATGATGCCTGTTCAAAATAGTGACATTGCTGAGATATTTACAAGCATTGCTGATTATTTAGAAATCGAAGGCGAAAATCCCTTTCGTATTCGGGCCTATCGCAATGCCGCCCATTCGGTCAGCAGCCTGGGCACGGAACTCAGAGAGATGGTAGCCGCCGGAGAAGATCTGACGCAGCTGCCGGGTATCGGCAAAGACTTGGCGGCCAAAATTCACGAGATCCTGGAAACCGGTACGGCTCAGGCGCTAATCAAGCTGCAAAAGCGCATTCCCTCATCGGTCATCGAGTTGTTAAAGCTCCCCAACCTGGGCCCCAAGCGGGTGCGAATTCTATACAAAAAACTGAAGATCAAGACCCTGGCGCAGCTTTCTTCGGCGGCCCGCAAAGGGCGTATCAGTGCTATGGATGGGTTTGGCCCCAAAACGGAAAAAGCCATTTTAGAGGCCATTGACGCCCGGGTGCAAACGGCAAAGCGCTTTAAAAGGGCAACGGTCAAGCCCACGGTCGACAGCCTGCTTGATTTTTTGAAGAAAGTGACCGGGGTCAACATGGTAGCGGTAGCCGGCAGTTACAGGCGTTCGCGTGAAACCGTCGGCGATCTGGACATTCTGGTCACCGCTCGCAAAAACAGCCCGGTCATGCGACGCTTTCTGGAATATGATGCCATCGAAAAGGTTTTAGCCGGCGGCACGACAAAGGCCAGCATCATTTTAAGATCCGGTTTGCAGGTCGACCTTCGATTGGTGGAACCTGCCAGCTTCGGCGCAGCCCTACAGTATTTTACCGGCAGCAAAGACCACAATATCGCCATCCGGCGACTGGGGCAGCAAAAGGGCCTAAAAATAAATGAGTACGGCGTGTTTCGGTTTGAAAAACAGGTGGCCGGCCGCACAGAAGCTTCTGTTTACCGCGCTTTGGAATTATCCCTGATACCGCCGGAGCTCAGGGAAAATCGCGGCGAGATTGAGGCTGCAGCTGAAAATCGCCTGCCGCAATTGGTTGAACGCAAAGACCTCAAAGGGGATTTGCACATTCATACCGCTGCCAGCGACGGGCACAACAGTCTTGAAGAAATGGCGCTGGCGGCCAAACGGCAGGGATTGACCTATATCGCCATTACCGAACATTCCGGGCGGCTTAAGATCGCCGGCGGCCTGGGTGCAAAGCGTTTGATGCAACAGCTTGATGAAATCGAGCGTCTCAACGATCGCCTGAAAGGCATCCAGATACTCAAAGGCCTTGAAGTTGAGATTTTAAAAGACGGCACCCTGGATCTATCGGATACGGATCTAGCGCGGTTGGACCTGGTGGTGGGAACGGTTCACAGCCATTTCAACCTGTCGCTTGAAAAACAGACCGAGCGTATCCTGCGCGCCATGGATCGCCGCTATTTCAGCATGCTGGCCCATCCCACCGGCCGCAAGATCAATCAGCGTGAGCCCTATCGGGTCGATCTGACCCGCGTCATTCATAAAGCGGCTGAACGCGGCTGTTTTTTGGAGCTCAATGCCAATCCCAAGCGCCTGGACCTGACGGACATCTACTGTCAGATGGCCAAAGATGAGGGGGTTCTGGTATCCATCAACTCCGATGCCCACAGCGTCGATGCGCTCAATGACCTCGAATTTGGCGTCGGTCAGGCCCGGCGCGGCTGGCTGGAAAAAAAGGATGTGCTCAATACCCGAACTTTACCCCAGGTGCGCAAATTGCTCAAAACCACTATGGGTTAG
- a CDS encoding GNAT family N-acetyltransferase has product MKANTLEDNYKAKLQPADSAVRMIRAGQRVFIGSSCGEPQHLVAALMDNATYYSDVEIVRLLSVEGSLLALMADEYRGHTFNIRSIYQGSDQTAGLRANRRFITPMNLCAVPNLFKKRLFPLHFALIQVSPPDEHGWMSLGISVDVTLAAAQSADVVIAQVNPKMPRVPGHSFIHLNDVDVIVEHEEELLSAYDLPEYESAADIANITANLVDDGATVQLGLAELSRPIAEALADKNDLGVHTEILTDDLMELLSKGVVTNRYKNLNEGKLIASGAIGSQKLYQALDNNVALEFRPSDYVNHPAIISQNHKMVAINFARTMDLTGQVFGDALPQNHFSGVTGMLDFIMGATMSPLGKSIIVISARSMDDKTSRIIPKSDVGSILVPKGYVSYVVSEFGMVNLFGKNVEERAMAMISLAHPDFRDELFHTAQEKGIIDRNRSLNESLFGVYPARMEEERVYDGVEVTFRPAKQVDGRRIQEHFYGMDEKDVQTRFFSIRRSFYREDMEGMFQVDYIKNLSIVAVTGEVGFEKIIGLGMYALEEGTVAEVAFSVSKEWQGKGIASVLLEKITEAARENGITSLVAYMLSTNKGMIKLFNKLPYKIETKMEEGMLVLKCNFEIDTAS; this is encoded by the coding sequence ATGAAAGCCAACACATTAGAAGACAATTACAAAGCCAAGCTTCAGCCTGCCGATTCAGCGGTTCGCATGATCCGCGCCGGCCAAAGGGTTTTTATCGGCTCTTCCTGTGGAGAGCCCCAGCATCTGGTCGCTGCGCTTATGGATAATGCCACCTATTATTCAGATGTCGAAATTGTGCGTCTGCTCAGTGTCGAAGGCTCCCTCTTAGCACTGATGGCAGATGAATACCGGGGGCATACATTTAATATAAGGTCCATATATCAGGGCTCCGACCAAACAGCGGGTCTGCGCGCCAATAGACGCTTTATTACCCCCATGAACCTGTGCGCGGTTCCCAATTTATTCAAAAAAAGGCTTTTTCCGCTGCATTTTGCTTTAATCCAGGTATCACCACCGGATGAGCATGGCTGGATGAGTCTGGGAATTTCAGTGGATGTCACCCTGGCAGCGGCCCAATCCGCGGATGTGGTCATCGCTCAGGTCAATCCCAAAATGCCCCGCGTGCCGGGACACAGCTTCATTCATCTAAATGACGTGGATGTGATCGTCGAGCATGAAGAGGAGTTGTTGAGCGCATATGATTTGCCCGAATATGAATCCGCTGCCGACATTGCAAACATAACAGCGAATCTGGTGGATGATGGCGCCACCGTGCAGCTTGGATTGGCGGAGCTTTCCAGGCCAATCGCGGAAGCTTTGGCAGACAAAAACGATCTGGGCGTTCATACCGAAATTTTAACCGATGATCTAATGGAACTGCTGTCCAAAGGTGTGGTCACCAATCGCTATAAAAATTTGAATGAAGGCAAACTCATTGCCAGCGGCGCCATTGGCAGTCAAAAATTATATCAAGCGTTGGACAACAATGTGGCCCTTGAATTTCGACCTTCGGATTATGTCAACCATCCAGCCATTATTTCTCAAAACCATAAAATGGTGGCCATTAATTTTGCGCGCACCATGGACTTGACCGGACAGGTTTTTGGCGATGCCCTGCCTCAGAACCATTTTTCAGGGGTTACCGGTATGCTCGATTTTATCATGGGGGCCACCATGTCGCCTTTGGGCAAATCGATTATTGTCATTTCCGCCCGCAGCATGGACGACAAAACCAGCCGGATTATCCCAAAATCAGATGTGGGGTCCATACTGGTTCCCAAAGGATATGTTTCGTATGTGGTCAGTGAATTTGGCATGGTCAATCTTTTTGGCAAAAATGTTGAGGAAAGAGCCATGGCGATGATCAGTTTGGCCCATCCGGATTTTCGCGATGAGCTGTTTCACACCGCCCAGGAAAAAGGAATCATCGATCGCAATCGATCGCTGAACGAATCCCTGTTTGGTGTCTATCCGGCCAGAATGGAAGAAGAACGGGTCTACGATGGAGTCGAAGTCACGTTTCGGCCGGCAAAACAAGTTGATGGCCGCCGCATTCAGGAGCATTTTTACGGCATGGATGAAAAAGACGTCCAGACCCGGTTTTTCAGTATCCGTAGGAGTTTTTATCGAGAAGACATGGAAGGCATGTTTCAGGTCGACTATATTAAGAACCTGTCGATCGTGGCTGTTACCGGCGAGGTTGGATTTGAAAAAATTATCGGTCTCGGGATGTATGCGCTGGAAGAGGGAACCGTTGCGGAAGTGGCCTTTTCGGTTTCCAAAGAATGGCAGGGCAAAGGCATTGCCAGCGTCCTGCTTGAAAAAATTACCGAAGCGGCCCGTGAAAACGGTATTACCAGCCTGGTTGCCTATATGCTGTCGACCAATAAAGGCATGATCAAGCTGTTTAACAAACTGCCTTACAAAATCGAAACCAAAATGGAAGAAGGCATGTTGGTACTGAAATGCAATTTTGAAATTGACACGGCAAGTTAA